The bacterium genomic interval AACTCATCGGGAGCTTTTGCGCGCGTCGCTTTATATGCCTTATAGGCTTTATGCCGGAACGTGGGACCGGCAAGATCGAATGCCGCTGCCACGTAATCGGGTTTGAGTTCGCGCAGCACCTTAAGAAGCAGTGATGCATAGCCATAAACTGCGTTCACCAGTTCTCCTTTTGGAGAGGTGAGCGGCGGCAAGGCGTGGTAACTGCGGTGAATGACCGCGTTTGAATCAATGATGACAAAAGTTTTCTTTGTATGGACGTTTGGCATGAAAAAACTTTACAATTTTTCCAAGGAGGAAAAAAAGACGATGCGGCGGGTCCCCGGACCCGTATGCGAGAATTTGATAGTAAGGCGATGCTTAGGAAGCAGGCGACGCAAGCGATTCCCCCACTCAATAAGCACGATTGCATGGGAATCGGCAAAAATGTCGCCAAGACCCAGCGTTTCCATGTCGCGCGAACGTCCAAGGCGGTAGCAATCAATGTGAAAAAAATTGCCGATGCGGCCGAACCGGTACTGTTTGATCAAAACGAAGGTGGGGCTTAAAATATTTTTCGCAACTCCCAAGCTCCGCGCAAATCCTTTGGCAAACGTCGTCTTGCCGCTTCCCAAATTTCCCTCGAGCGAAATAACAAGCGCATGCGGCAGACGGTTTTTGCAGATCGTTTTAAGGGCTTCCTTCGCAAGAATTTTTCCAAGTTTTTTGGTTTCTGAGGCGCTTTTTGTTACGACCCTCATATATAACATGCTACCATGCCCGCACATTTGATAAAACAAAGACCCCCGACGATGTTCTGTCGGGGGTTAGCGAGATCGGCATTGCCGTCTCACCGATTGTTATAGAGCTTGTTGTCGTACTCCACGAGCTCCATGACCTGTTCGAAGGTTAATTCTTCTTTCTTCTTTGGAGCAGTTTGTGCCGGAGCCGGAATGCTTGGTCGGGCTTCGTGCTTTACGATAACCTCGACCCGAAGCGCCTGTTGCGCCCGGACCGGCGGAGCAGAATCGGGCCCTGCTTGCGAAGCTGGAGCACTTTCTGTCTTGGCCAGAGCCGGAGGTTCGCTGGCGGGTTCCGTTTTTGCTTGAGGAAGAAATCGGACATCAATGTTTTTTCTCTCCCCGCGCTGATATTCTCGGACCTGATCAACGGTTTGTTTCATCGGAGCGTCCCCGAGCGCAGACACAATGTCTGTCGCAACCGCTAGAAGTCCGATGCCGCCCATGACAAGAAGCACAAGGCCTGCGGTTTTTGCCTCCTTGTTTTCACGATAGCGCAGATATATACCCAGGCTTCCCAGTACCAGTGCGACAAAGGCAACCGACATCATCCGCTGTTCCACGTGCCTGAAGTAGAACAGATACAGCGTGATGACCACGGCGCTTCCGGCAACCGCGGTGAGAAGCGCGTAGGAGAAGCGTTGCGCAATCTTGTCTACGAGGCTCTCTGCTGCGCCGGTCCCGATGAACCACAGGATCGCCAGGAAGAATGCCAACACAACGCTCGGGTAGCCCGGAACGATGTATCCGAAGAATGCTTCGAAGAACGCAAGCACAAAGGCCTCTGCGACCACGAAGCCGGAAATTCTCCGATAACTGACGCCTATAACTTTCTTCCCAGCCATGCCGCTCTTGAGACGGCCGTAGACCGGAATCTCTTTGGTCAACCAGCCCCACACCTCTTCCCAGCTGGTAATGTCTTTCGTACCATGCCGCATCTTTCTGAAAAAGATTGCGGTAGCGATAGCAACGAACGCTATGCCGTTCCAGGGATAGGGCAGATAGTAGGCTGCTGGAAGAGCAACGGCGGCGCCACCAAGGAAGGCAAATCCAACAAATTGTTTCTTCGGACCGCCTCCAGCAGGCTGTTGAGTAGCTGGAGCTTGGGGACCAGCAGGAGTAACCGCGGGTTGCGCGCCCCCGCCGATATTGAGGGACTGTACGCGGTACGCCCTCTTTATCAGATACACGGCGCCGCCCACAACAGCGATGATCAAAAGGTACAAAACATGA includes:
- the tsaE gene encoding tRNA (adenosine(37)-N6)-threonylcarbamoyltransferase complex ATPase subunit type 1 TsaE — its product is MRVVTKSASETKKLGKILAKEALKTICKNRLPHALVISLEGNLGSGKTTFAKGFARSLGVAKNILSPTFVLIKQYRFGRIGNFFHIDCYRLGRSRDMETLGLGDIFADSHAIVLIEWGNRLRRLLPKHRLTIKFSHTGPGTRRIVFFSSLEKL